Genomic window (Flavobacterium oreochromis):
TAGTTCATTCACATTTTACTGAAAATGGCACTTCTTTTGGCGTGGAACAAGGAAAATCTGTTCGTTTTGAGTTTGGTGCGGGTTTACAAGGCTACTACAAATTTAAACTAATGGATAATGTTACGTGGGAAAACATTTTAAACTTATACGCTAACTATTTAGATAAACCACAAAATGTAGATATTGATTACCAAGCAAACGTAGTAATGAAAATTAATAAATATATATCTACTAATTTAGCTTTTCAAGCTATTTATGATGATAATGCTGTTGCTGCTTTTCAAATTAGAGAAGTATTTGGTCTAGGATTTAATTATGGCTTTTAATAAAAATTTTTAATAGCACACATAAAATTTTATGAAGGTGTCCAGAAAAATAAATCCTTCTTGTTTTAGTAAAAAGAACAGATTCTTCAAGAATCATAAACTAGATGTTGATTTTTTACTTTTTGGACACCCTCATTTAATCACTTATATTCTCAATACAATCTCAAAAGTTTATTTTACAAATACTTAGTGCATTATTACTAATTAAGAAAAAGAGTATCATTCAGAATTACCCCCTATATAAAAATTTCCTATCTATAAAAAAAGATTGAAAAATAAGGAGTTAAAAGCCTAATGCAATCTGTTCATTTAAATAAAGAATATTATCAAAATATAGTATGAGTATGTGTTTTTCCTATTTTTGTAATAAAAAAATGTTATAAAATGAAAATTTTTGTTGCAGGTATAGGGACTGATGTAGGGAAAACAGTTGCATCAGCTATTATTACACAAGCATTAGAAGCAGATTATTGGAAACCTATTCAAGCAGGTGATTTAGATAATTCAGATAGCCATAAAATAAAAATAAGAGTTGCAAATCCTAAGTTAAAAATACACCCTAATGCTTACGCATTAAATACTCCTGCCAGCCCACATCTTGCAGCTACAATTGATAATGTTGTAATAGATTTAAAAAAATTGTAGAACCCTTAACAGATAACCATTTAGTAATTGAAGGTGCTGGAGGAATTTTAGTTCCGTTAAACGAGTCAGATTACGTTATTGATTTAATTAAGCCTGATTATAAAGTGGTTGTGGTTTCTAGACATTATTTAGGGAGTATTAATCATACCTTAATGACTTTAGAATTGTTTAAAACTAGAAATATAAAAGTTGCAGGAATTATTTTTTCAGGAGATGAAAACCCTCCAACAGAAACCATTATTCTGAATAAATCAAATCTACAAATGATAGGACGTATAGAGAACGAACCGTATTTTGATGAAAATGTAATTTCCTATTATGCTGATAAATTCCGAGATCATTTATTAAAACTATAAGATTTTTTAAAATTAAAAGATACTTATCTATTGAGTTAAATAAAATAATTTTATGACTTTATCTGAAAAAGACCAACTATATAATTGGCACCCTTACACACAACATCAAACAATAGGAACGTTACCAGCTATAGTAAAAGGAAAAGATGCCCTATTGTGGGATCAGCAAAACAAAGAATATATAGATGCTATAGCTTCTTGGTGGGTAAATCCTTTTGGTCATTCAAATGAATTTATTGCAAAAGCTATTTATGATCAATTAATTACTTTAGAACACGTTCTATTTGGAGGTTTTACACATAATAAGGCAGTAGAACTAGCTGAAAAATTAGTTGAAATATTACCACCCAACCAAAAAAAATTTTTCTATTCAGACAATGGATCAACAGCTGTTGAAATAGCTATAAAAGCTTCTTTTCAATATTTTTTTAATAAAGGAATTAAAAAAGATACAATAATAGCTTTTGAAGACGCTTTTCATGGCGATACTTTTGGTGCTATGGCAGTAAGCGGAATAGGGTTATTTACAGAAGCTTTTCAGGATTCATTAATAAAAGTTATTAGAATTCCCGTTCCAATAAAAGGAAAAGAAGAAATTTCTAAAAAAGCAATTCAAAAAGCCTTACAAGAGCATCAAGTTGCAGCATTTATTTTTGAACCCCTAGTTCTAGGAGCGGCAGGAATGATTATGTATGAGCCAGCTATTTTAGATGAATTAATTACAATTTGTAAAAATAATTCAGTATTTACTATAGCTGATGAAGTTATGACTGGTTTTGGCAAAACAGGACTACTTTTTGCCTGTCATTATCTTAAAGAAAATCCTGATATGATGTGTTTGTCTAAAGCATTAACAGGAGGGACAATTCCTATGGCTATTACTTCCTTTACGGATGTTATTTTTAATGGTTTCAAAAATGAATCCGTTAATCATGCTTTTTTTCATGGACATACTTTTACGGCTAATCCAACAGGTTGTGCTGCAGCTTTAGCTAGTATTCAGTTATTACAAAGAGATGAAACGCAAAAGAATATTTATAGAATTCATCAACAACATTTACTTTTTCAATCAAAAATTAAGCTACATCCAAAAGTAAAAACCTCTAGAGTAAAAGGAGTAATTTTTGCACTAGAAGTTGTTACAAATCAAGAAATCTCTTATTACGGATCTATTCGTAATAAATTATACAATTTTTTTATTGAAAAAGGGATTATACTTCGTCCAGTAGGAAATATTATTTATATATTACCTCCTTATATTATAACAGATCAACAGTTAGAAAAAATATATAGCACGATTGAAGAGGCATTGTCAATCATTTAATAAAACTCTTTTGTTAAATTTTTTAAAGAAAATGATTTACATTAATTTAAAAAATTTATTTGATAACATTCAAAATATAAGCAAGGAGTGTCCTAAGATTGTAAAAATAGGAAATATCTGTTAAAAAAATATAAAATTATCTTAAAAAAATGATTTTAGGCAATTGGATTTAAAAAAATGTTGTAGATTTATCATAAGCCATCATGTTAAATAATATTTACTATACAACTAAAGGTTTTAAAAAATAAAAGGTACTTTTTATTACTTGCTCCTTTTTTAAAAGGAGCAATCTTTTTATTAAAGATCTACTATTTATATTCAGGAGTCATCAAAAAATCTTTTAATAGTATTAATTTCTAAAAGATTTAGAAATAAAGAAAATTCTGTATAAATTTTAAAATTACTGATCAAGTACAACCGCATATAAAGAGATAGCTAAAAAATAAGAAATCTATCTTATCGGTTCTTAATTTGTCTTTTGTCGATATTTTTTAACGATAAATATTAATGCTTTTTTAAAAAAGATTTACCTTTGTTTTCAATGTTGAATAGTATGACAAAACTTAAACATCAAATTCATCTTGGGGATTTTGATCAGGTAGATTACGACCTACTTGCTATTCATACTACTTTAGAAGATTATAGATTGGCTTATAAGATCAATCAAAATTTAGGAATTTTACTTTTCAAAAATGAGAATGAAATTCGGTCGAAATCAATAAACAATTAGCTACTTTTTCTAGATTTACATATGAAGATGATGAAACAATGATGACTTGGGATCTAATACAAAATAAGCAAGAGATAGAACTTCCCCCTTCAATTATAGGAAATTCATTATTTCAAGAAAACAGTATAACAACTCAGGTAAATTTGGTAACAGATTTAAAAAAAGTTGATTTCGTATTAAAAATTGAACATGATGAACAAATAGAATTAAAAGAAATAATTTATAAGTTAAACAAAATTGATTTGATTTCAGCTGTTTACGAAGTAAATCCGAATGAAATTAAATCTAAAAATAATTTGATATTTTAAGAATGCGTACACAAAAAAAAACAAAGATAGTAGCAACTTTAGGCCCAGCCTGTAGTTCGAAAGAAGTGATTAAAAAAATGATGGATGCCGGGGCAGATGTATTTCGTATCAATTTTTCCCATGCAGACTATACAGATGTTGCAGAACGCATACGTATTATTCGAGAATTAAACGAAGAATATGGTTATACTACCGCTATATTAGCTGATTTACAAGGACCTAAATTACGTGTGGGCGTAATGAAAGAAGATGTGGTTGTAAATGAAGGTGATTTAGTAACCTTTCAAACAGTAGAAGATGTACCAGGAACACCGGATAATATATATATGACCTATAAGGCATTCCCTAAAGATGTAAATCCTGGAGAACGTATTTTATTAGATGATGGGAAACTCATTTTTGAAGCAGTATCAAGTAATATTGAAACCAGTAGAGTAGTTTGTAAAGTAATACAAGGAGGTCCATTAAAATCTAAAAAAGGAGTTAATCTACCCAATACAAAAGTATCATTGCCAGCCCTTACTGAAAAAGATATTCGAGATGCTTTATTTGCAATTGAAAGTAAAGTAGATTGGATTGCATTATCTTTTGTCAGAACTCCAGAAGATCTTAAAGATCTTAAAGAATTAATAGAAGAAAATTCAGATCATAAAATTCCAGTTATTGCTAAGATAGAAAAACCAGAAGCTATTGAAAATTTAGACAAATTAGTAGCTCATTGTGATGGTTTTATGGTAGCGCGTGGTGACTTAGGAGTAGAAATGCCAGCACATGAAGTTCCATTAATTCAAAAAAACTTATTAACCGTGCTAAGTTAGCTCGTATTCCTGTTATTGTAGCAACTCAAATGATGGAAACTATGATTACCAGTCTTACGCCTACTCGTGCAGAAGTAAATGATGTAGCTAACTCTGTAATGGATGGTGCAGATGCCGTAATGCTATCAGGAGAAACATCAGTAGGTAATTATCCAGTGCAAGTAATTGAAAAAATGGCTCAAATTATTGAAGCAGTTGAGGATTCACCACTAATACACGTACCACAAAAACAACCACAAGTAAAAACAAATCGTTTTATAACAAAACATATTTGTTATCATGCAGCTATTTTAGCTGGCGATATAGAAGCTAAAGCTATTACAACATTAACTAATAGTGGTTATACAGCCTTTCAGGTTTCAGCATGGAGACCTAACGCACATGTTTTAGTATTTACATCCAATCCGCGCATTCTAACACAATTAAACTTATTGTGGGGGGTTCATGCTTTTATGTATGATAAATTTGTTAGTACAGATGATACCATAGATGATATTAATAAAATAGCGGTAGAAAAAGGATTTGTAACCCAAGGGGATATTTTAGTGAATTTAGCAGCTATGCCTGTTGTTGCAAAAGGGATGGTAAACACATTAAGGATTTCAGAAATAGAATAAAAAACTTAAAAATCAAACCGTAGTTGTACTACTACGGTTTTTTTTATTTCTGTATTTAAGTTAGAAAGCGAAATTCCTAATAAACGAACAGAATCTTTCATCCGATCCTGATAAAGTAGTTCTTTAGCTGTTTCTAATAGTAAATTTCGATCTGTGATAAAATACGGAAGTGTTTTACTCCTAGTTTGTTGGGTAAAATCAGAGTATTTTATTTTAAGAGTTACTGTTTTGCCTGA
Coding sequences:
- the bioA gene encoding adenosylmethionine--8-amino-7-oxononanoate transaminase, coding for MTLSEKDQLYNWHPYTQHQTIGTLPAIVKGKDALLWDQQNKEYIDAIASWWVNPFGHSNEFIAKAIYDQLITLEHVLFGGFTHNKAVELAEKLVEILPPNQKKFFYSDNGSTAVEIAIKASFQYFFNKGIKKDTIIAFEDAFHGDTFGAMAVSGIGLFTEAFQDSLIKVIRIPVPIKGKEEISKKAIQKALQEHQVAAFIFEPLVLGAAGMIMYEPAILDELITICKNNSVFTIADEVMTGFGKTGLLFACHYLKENPDMMCLSKALTGGTIPMAITSFTDVIFNGFKNESVNHAFFHGHTFTANPTGCAAALASIQLLQRDETQKNIYRIHQQHLLFQSKIKLHPKVKTSRVKGVIFALEVVTNQEISYYGSIRNKLYNFFIEKGIILRPVGNIIYILPPYIITDQQLEKIYSTIEEALSII
- a CDS encoding IPExxxVDY family protein, with protein sequence MTKLKHQIHLGDFDQVDYDLLAIHTTLEDYRLAYKINQNLGILLFKNENEIRSKSINN
- a CDS encoding IPExxxVDY family protein, coding for MMTWDLIQNKQEIELPPSIIGNSLFQENSITTQVNLVTDLKKVDFVLKIEHDEQIELKEIIYKLNKIDLISAVYEVNPNEIKSKNNLIF